In the genome of Chrysiogenes arsenatis DSM 11915, the window ATGATGACTTCGATGTGTTTATCGTTAATGCCAACCCCTTGCAGACGATACACTTCCTGTATTTCGTTGACCAGATACGCGTGTACCTTTTCAACACCCATAACGCTCAGAATATCGTGTGGGTCAAGCGCTCCATCGACCAGCATTTCGCCAGCGCGAATAAAGTCGCCATCAAGACAGTTCAGATAACGGTTCCGAGGTATCGAGTAGGTACGCGAGTCGCCCGTATCATCATTTCTGACAATAACTTTCCGCATGCCGCGCACGAGGCCGCCAATTTGAACAATACCGTCGATTTCGGCAATAATTGCCTGATCTTTCGGCTTACGAGCTTCAAACAGTTCCGCAACGCGTGGCAGACCACCGGTGATATCTTTGGTTTTGCCGGCTGCTTTCGGGATTTTTGCAATAACGTCACCAGGGAGCACTTCTGCCCCTTCTTCGACAAGGATAGTGGCACCATTCGGTAGAAGGTAACGACGAACCGTTTCCCCATGGCCATCTTTAATCGAAACGCGTGGCTGACGACGTTCTTCCGTGTGTTCGAGAACGGTACGACGAGCGATACCGGTAACGGCGTCTACTTCTTCGCGGACGGTCATCCCGTCAACGATGTCGCCGTATTTTGCCAAGCCGCTGACTTCAGTAATGATGGAAGCGGCAAATGGATCCCATTCCATCAACTTATCGCCTTGTGATACGGTTGCACCGGCTTCTTTGAGCAGCGTGGCACCGAAGACAACTTTATAGCTGTCGAGTTCGTGGCCTTCGTCATCCTCAATAATGAGCAGACCATTCCGGCTCATGGCGATAATACGTCCTTGGCGGTCGACGACAGAATTCAAGTCAACATAGCGCAGTGTACCCGACGCTTTTGTATGCGCGGTACTGGCTTCTGCCACTTTCGACGCGGTTCCCCCAACGTGGAAGGTACGCATAGTAAGCTGCGTGCCAGGTTCACCGATTGATTGGCCGGCAATAATACCAACCGCTTCGCCAATTGATACCAAGCGACCGCGCGCAAGGTCGCGACCATAGCACAACGCACAGACACCGGAAGGAGACTGGCAGGTTAATACGGAGCGTGCTTTGACGATTTCAACGCCCGCTAGTTCAATGGCAGACGATTGCGATTCGTTAATGAGATCGCCAGCTTTGGCAAGGAGGTTCCCTTCGGTATCAAGTACATCCTCGAGAGCGGTACGGCCAAGAATGCGCTCTGCAATCCCTTCGACGATATTCGACCCTTCGATGAGTGCCGAAATCCGTACCCCTTCGCGCGTACCACAATCATGTTCGGTAATGATCATATCCTGCGCAACGTCAACGAGGCGGCGGGTGAGGTATCCGGAGTTCGCCGTTTTCAGTGCGGTATCGGCCAGACCTTTACGCGCTCCGTGCGTAGAAATAAAGTACTGTAGAACGGTTAGACCTTCGCGGAAGTTTGCCGTAATTGGCGTTTCGATGATCGAACCATCCGGTTTGGCCATCAGGCCGCGCATACCAGCAAGCTGACGCATCTGCTGACGCGAACCACGAGCACCGGAATCGGCCATTACGTAGACTGAGTTAAAGTTTCTCGCACGGCGTTCTGTGGCGGAGGCATCGCCGCCTTCGCTTCCAAGTTCCACCATCATGGCATCGGCAATTTTTTCGGTAGTTTCCGACCAAATGCCAATAGTCCGGTTGTATTTCTCGCCTTGCGTAATAACCCCTTCCTGATACTTGATGGTAACATCGGCAATTTCAGCAAGCGCTCTATCAAGCAGTGACTGCTTGGCTTCTGGAATGCGCATATCATCAATACAAACAGAAAGACCAGCTTTCGTCGCGTTGCGGTAGCCCAGTGATTTGAGGTCATCAAGGAACCGAACTGTCTCCGCGTTCCCGCATTTGTGGAAGGTCTCTTCGACAAGGTTGAGCAACACTTTTTTATTCAACACGCGGTTCGCTGACGCAAAGCTGAGTTGAGCAGGGAGAATTTCCGAAAACTTGACACGGCCAACTGTCGTCTCGTAGCGTTCACCACGAACACGGCAGGTGATTTTCGCGTGAATATCGACCAATCCCAGCGAGTGGGCGGTTTCAACCTCTTCAGGCGAACTGAACTTCATCCCTTCGCCTTTAGCGTTTTTCTTTTCACGCGACATATAGTAGCAACCCAGTACGATATCCTGTGTAGGAACGGTGACTGGCTTACCGCTGGCCGGTGAAAGGATGTTATTCGACGCGAGCATCAGCACGCGACATTCAAGCTGCGCTTGGGTAGAAAGCGGTACGTGTACCGCCATTTGGTCACCGTCAAAGTCAGCGTTAAACGCGGTACATACCAAGGGGTGAAGCTGAATCGCTTTTCCTTCGATCAGGATCGGCTCGAATGCCTGAATGCCGAGACGGTGCAGCGTTGGAGCGCGGTTCAACATTACGGGATGCTCTTGAATAACCTCTTCAAGGACGTCCCATACTTCCGTGCGATTTTTTTCTACCATTTTTTTAGCGCTTTTGATGGTAGAGGCAAATCCCTTCATCTGAAGCTTGTTATAGATAAATGGCTTAAAGAGTTCGAGCGCCATTTTCTTTGGCAACCCGCACTGCCACATTTTCAGTTCAGGCCCCGCAACGATAACGGAACGACCGGAGTAATCGACCCGCTTTCCAAGAAGGTTCTGACGGAAACGG includes:
- the rpoC gene encoding DNA-directed RNA polymerase subunit beta' gives rise to the protein MLEIHKFAPESVEPISFDALRISLASPEKIRSWSFGEVTKPETINYRTFKPEKDGLFCAKIFGPVKDWECNCGKYKRMKHRGIVCEKCGVEVIQSKVRRERLGHIELACPVSHVWFFKGLPSRIGTILDMTLRDLEKVLYFEEYIVLDAMGTPLSERTLLNEEAYYKAIEEYGYGSFIAGMGAEAIREMLAGLDLDLLTIELRQDLAEATSVQKIKKLTKRLRVAEAFRKSGNKPEWMILEVIPVIPPELRPLVPLDGGRFATSDLNDLYRRVINRNNRLKRLMELSAPDIIIRNEKRMLQEAVDALFDNGKRGRVLRGPNKRPLKSLSDMLKGKQGRFRQNLLGKRVDYSGRSVIVAGPELKMWQCGLPKKMALELFKPFIYNKLQMKGFASTIKSAKKMVEKNRTEVWDVLEEVIQEHPVMLNRAPTLHRLGIQAFEPILIEGKAIQLHPLVCTAFNADFDGDQMAVHVPLSTQAQLECRVLMLASNNILSPASGKPVTVPTQDIVLGCYYMSREKKNAKGEGMKFSSPEEVETAHSLGLVDIHAKITCRVRGERYETTVGRVKFSEILPAQLSFASANRVLNKKVLLNLVEETFHKCGNAETVRFLDDLKSLGYRNATKAGLSVCIDDMRIPEAKQSLLDRALAEIADVTIKYQEGVITQGEKYNRTIGIWSETTEKIADAMMVELGSEGGDASATERRARNFNSVYVMADSGARGSRQQMRQLAGMRGLMAKPDGSIIETPITANFREGLTVLQYFISTHGARKGLADTALKTANSGYLTRRLVDVAQDMIITEHDCGTREGVRISALIEGSNIVEGIAERILGRTALEDVLDTEGNLLAKAGDLINESQSSAIELAGVEIVKARSVLTCQSPSGVCALCYGRDLARGRLVSIGEAVGIIAGQSIGEPGTQLTMRTFHVGGTASKVAEASTAHTKASGTLRYVDLNSVVDRQGRIIAMSRNGLLIIEDDEGHELDSYKVVFGATLLKEAGATVSQGDKLMEWDPFAASIITEVSGLAKYGDIVDGMTVREEVDAVTGIARRTVLEHTEERRQPRVSIKDGHGETVRRYLLPNGATILVEEGAEVLPGDVIAKIPKAAGKTKDITGGLPRVAELFEARKPKDQAIIAEIDGIVQIGGLVRGMRKVIVRNDDTGDSRTYSIPRNRYLNCLDGDFIRAGEMLVDGALDPHDILSVMGVEKVHAYLVNEIQEVYRLQGVGINDKHIEVIIRQMLRKVRITDPGDSEFLLDEELDHLTVRHVNRELELAGKLTAKFDHMLLGITKASLSTESFISAASFQETTRVLTEASISGKIDTLRGLKENVTMGRLIPAGTGVKCNREVDYVRV